Proteins from one Spartinivicinus poritis genomic window:
- a CDS encoding type IV pilin protein — MDIQLSNSSGYTLIEVLIVVVILSLLATVAVPSYQEHMQRTRRADGKAMLFEVMQAQERYFTENIKYTTKLKDLDYRADTVASHEQFYLVSAMTCDVTPPMSNDINECVKLEARPVGAQTKDGSLFIDSYGNQLPADKWSR; from the coding sequence ATGGACATCCAGCTTAGTAATAGCTCAGGCTATACATTGATAGAGGTGTTAATAGTAGTGGTTATTTTGTCATTACTGGCAACTGTTGCCGTACCAAGCTACCAAGAGCATATGCAAAGAACCAGGCGTGCTGATGGCAAAGCAATGCTATTTGAAGTCATGCAAGCTCAGGAGAGGTATTTTACAGAGAATATAAAATATACAACTAAACTGAAGGACTTGGATTACAGGGCTGATACAGTAGCAAGCCATGAACAGTTTTATTTAGTTTCGGCAATGACATGTGATGTTACTCCGCCAATGTCTAATGATATTAATGAGTGTGTAAAGCTAGAGGCAAGACCAGTAGGAGCACAAACTAAAGATGGAAGTCTGTTCATTGATAGTTATGGCAATCAACTTCCAGCTGATAAATGGAGCCGTTAA
- a CDS encoding pyridoxal-phosphate dependent enzyme translates to MTEQHFSPLHWQTPVIHHQRLSQQAQKQILLKMECWQPTASFKIRGIGLTCQHYASQGVKHFVCASGGNAGYAVAYAARQLNIPATIVVPETTPEHARELIEEQQVELVVVGKVWDEANQHALQLAEEPDTVLIHPFDDPLIWQGHASMVTELKQQIEKPDAIMLSVGGGGLLSGVIKGLMIEGWEDVPVIAVETEGAASFNAAMKAGEPITIDKISTIATSLGARQVAKQAVSAANEHTVHSITVSDQQAVAACLAFANHQQVIVEPACGATLSPIYCVDEVLEPYDKVVAIVCGGMTMDFSTLCDWHYHF, encoded by the coding sequence ATGACTGAACAGCATTTCTCCCCTCTCCATTGGCAAACCCCTGTTATTCATCATCAGCGTTTGAGCCAGCAGGCGCAAAAACAAATTTTGCTGAAAATGGAGTGTTGGCAACCAACAGCATCTTTTAAAATTAGGGGTATTGGCTTAACTTGTCAGCATTATGCGTCACAAGGTGTTAAACACTTTGTTTGTGCTTCAGGTGGGAATGCTGGTTATGCTGTTGCTTATGCTGCTCGTCAATTGAATATTCCTGCAACAATTGTCGTACCTGAAACGACACCTGAACATGCACGCGAGTTAATTGAAGAACAACAGGTAGAGCTTGTTGTGGTTGGCAAAGTGTGGGATGAAGCCAATCAACACGCTTTGCAACTGGCTGAAGAGCCTGATACTGTCTTGATCCATCCTTTTGATGACCCTTTGATATGGCAAGGCCACGCCTCAATGGTTACTGAGTTAAAACAGCAGATTGAAAAGCCTGATGCCATTATGCTTTCGGTTGGTGGTGGTGGGCTGCTTAGTGGTGTAATTAAAGGCTTGATGATAGAAGGCTGGGAGGATGTACCAGTTATAGCGGTTGAAACAGAAGGGGCTGCTTCATTTAATGCAGCCATGAAAGCAGGTGAACCCATTACGATAGATAAAATTAGTACGATTGCTACTAGCTTAGGTGCTAGGCAGGTGGCAAAGCAAGCAGTGAGTGCTGCTAATGAACATACCGTCCACTCTATTACAGTGTCCGACCAGCAGGCAGTAGCAGCCTGCTTGGCATTTGCCAATCATCAACAAGTAATAGTTGAGCCTGCTTGTGGTGCCACATTATCTCCTATTTATTGTGTTGATGAAGTCCTGGAACCCTATGACAAGGTAGTGGCAATTGTTTGTGGGGGAATGACAATGGATTTTAGTACGTTATGCGACTGGCACTATCATTTTTAA
- a CDS encoding gamma carbonic anhydrase family protein yields MSTTIREFQGHRPEIADRVWIDPTATIIGKVTIGEDCSIWPQAVVRGDMHSISIGARTSIQDGSILHITHASSYNPDGYPLIIGDDVTVGHLAMLHGCTIGSEVLVGMKATVMDGAVVESQVVIGAGSLVPPGKTLESGYLYVGSPAKQVRALTEQELSYFKYSAENYVKLKNQYLVEQAQS; encoded by the coding sequence ATGTCTACTACAATACGCGAATTCCAAGGTCATCGTCCCGAAATAGCTGATAGAGTATGGATCGACCCAACTGCCACCATTATAGGGAAAGTCACCATTGGAGAAGATTGCTCTATATGGCCTCAAGCAGTCGTTCGTGGTGACATGCACTCTATTTCAATTGGTGCCAGAACCAGTATTCAGGATGGCTCAATCTTACACATCACTCATGCAAGCAGTTATAACCCAGACGGCTACCCATTAATTATTGGTGATGACGTTACTGTTGGACACCTGGCAATGCTACATGGCTGCACCATTGGTAGTGAAGTATTAGTAGGCATGAAAGCAACAGTCATGGATGGCGCAGTGGTTGAGTCACAAGTCGTTATCGGCGCTGGCAGCTTGGTACCCCCAGGCAAAACATTAGAAAGTGGCTATTTATATGTAGGCAGCCCAGCCAAACAGGTAAGAGCCCTTACTGAACAAGAGCTGTCTTATTTTAAGTACAGTGCAGAGAACTATGTGAAACTGAAAAATCAATATTTGGTGGAACAAGCGCAGAGTTAA
- the prlC gene encoding oligopeptidase A, which translates to MTNPLLKSHELPPFSIIKPENVEPAIDQLIAENKQAIDELVKQDSAVSWESVNTPLEDISDRLNKAWSPVSHMNSVVNSPELREVYNNCLPKLAEYGTWIGQHQGLFKTYQALADSEEFKTLDVAQQKVITNALRDFRLSGIALEGEAKQRYGELKKQLSEKTSKFSDNVLDATHHWEKHITDKSELEGLPESALEVAEAAAQTKELTGYLLTLEFPSYLPVMTYCENRQLRQEMYTAFCTKASDQGPNAGKWDNSSLIDDILALRHELAQLLGFNNYAELSLATKMAESPEEVMEFLNELAAKTYPVAKQEFAELTEFAKQLDDIEQLEAWDVAYYAEKLKHSRYDISQEQLRPYFPAEKVVSGMFKVVHQLFGIEIVEVDGVDIWHKDVKFFNVTRDNKVVGQFFLDLYSRSKKRGGAWMDECQVRRKKGTQVQIPIAYLVCNFTPPVGEKPALLTHDEVTTLFHEFGHGLHHMLTQVDYMDVSGINGVPWDAVELPSQFLENWCWEKDALMLISGHYQTGEVLPDEMLDKLLAAKNFQSGMMMVRQLEFALFDFKLHLEHQTGMDVQKVLNEVRQRVAVVPAPEFNRFQNSFSHIFAGGYAAGYYSYKWAEVLSADAFSKFEEHGIFDQITGQQFLATILEKGGSEDAMKLFVDFRGHKPSIEPLLKHSGITQ; encoded by the coding sequence ATGACTAATCCTCTGTTAAAAAGCCATGAACTGCCTCCCTTTAGTATCATTAAACCTGAGAATGTGGAGCCTGCCATTGATCAATTAATAGCTGAAAATAAGCAAGCTATTGATGAACTTGTTAAACAGGATTCTGCAGTCAGTTGGGAATCTGTGAATACTCCCCTGGAAGATATTAGCGACCGCTTGAATAAAGCCTGGTCACCTGTAAGCCATATGAATTCGGTAGTTAACAGCCCAGAGTTAAGAGAAGTCTACAATAACTGTCTTCCCAAGTTAGCTGAATACGGCACCTGGATTGGCCAGCACCAAGGGTTGTTTAAAACTTATCAGGCATTGGCTGATTCTGAAGAATTTAAAACTTTAGATGTTGCTCAACAAAAAGTGATCACTAATGCATTAAGAGATTTCCGGTTATCTGGCATTGCTTTAGAAGGGGAAGCTAAGCAACGTTATGGCGAGCTGAAAAAGCAGTTATCTGAAAAAACCAGCAAGTTCTCAGACAATGTGTTAGATGCTACTCATCATTGGGAAAAACACATTACTGATAAAAGTGAACTAGAAGGGTTACCAGAGTCGGCATTAGAAGTTGCAGAAGCAGCAGCCCAAACAAAAGAGCTAACGGGTTATTTGTTAACTTTAGAGTTTCCCAGCTATTTACCAGTGATGACGTATTGTGAAAATAGACAGTTACGGCAGGAAATGTACACTGCTTTTTGCACAAAAGCCTCTGATCAAGGACCAAATGCAGGTAAATGGGATAACAGTTCATTAATAGACGACATTTTAGCCTTGCGTCACGAACTAGCTCAGCTACTAGGTTTTAACAATTATGCAGAGCTATCGCTGGCAACCAAAATGGCAGAGTCTCCAGAAGAAGTGATGGAGTTTTTAAATGAGCTTGCTGCAAAAACCTATCCTGTCGCCAAGCAAGAATTTGCAGAGTTAACGGAGTTTGCCAAGCAACTGGATGACATTGAGCAACTCGAAGCTTGGGATGTGGCTTATTATGCTGAAAAATTAAAGCACTCTCGATATGACATTTCTCAAGAACAGTTGAGGCCCTACTTTCCAGCAGAAAAAGTAGTCTCAGGAATGTTCAAAGTAGTACACCAATTATTTGGTATTGAAATTGTTGAAGTTGATGGCGTAGATATTTGGCACAAAGATGTTAAGTTCTTCAATGTAACTCGCGATAATAAAGTGGTAGGTCAGTTTTTCCTAGATCTTTATTCTAGGAGTAAAAAGCGTGGTGGTGCCTGGATGGATGAGTGCCAAGTAAGGCGCAAAAAAGGCACTCAGGTACAGATTCCTATTGCTTATTTGGTGTGTAATTTTACGCCACCAGTAGGAGAGAAACCAGCGCTATTAACTCATGATGAAGTAACAACACTGTTCCACGAGTTTGGTCATGGGCTACATCATATGCTTACCCAAGTGGACTATATGGATGTTTCTGGTATTAATGGAGTGCCATGGGATGCAGTGGAACTACCCAGTCAATTTTTAGAAAACTGGTGTTGGGAAAAAGATGCATTAATGCTGATTTCTGGTCATTATCAAACAGGTGAGGTATTGCCAGATGAGATGCTTGATAAACTGCTGGCAGCGAAAAACTTTCAGTCAGGTATGATGATGGTACGGCAACTTGAGTTTGCTTTATTTGACTTTAAGTTGCACCTGGAACACCAGACAGGTATGGATGTTCAGAAAGTATTAAATGAAGTAAGACAGCGAGTAGCAGTTGTTCCTGCGCCAGAGTTTAATCGCTTCCAAAATAGCTTTTCACATATATTTGCAGGTGGCTATGCCGCTGGCTATTACAGTTATAAATGGGCGGAAGTATTATCAGCAGATGCTTTTTCAAAGTTTGAGGAGCATGGTATCTTTGATCAAATCACTGGGCAGCAATTTTTGGCCACTATCTTGGAAAAAGGTGGTTCGGAAGATGCCATGAAGTTGTTTGTGGATTTTCGTGGCCACAAACCTAGTATTGAGCCATTATTAAAACATAGTGGGATTACGCAATAG
- a CDS encoding YheV family putative zinc ribbon protein translates to MSISKRFIAGAVCPRCAMMDRIVVFQENDHEVRECVECGYTDSMATIGSPVELPTRVNQADASSQPASQPLKFYPNPKLKSKQPQKKA, encoded by the coding sequence ATGAGTATTAGTAAACGCTTTATCGCTGGGGCTGTATGCCCCCGGTGTGCAATGATGGACCGAATAGTCGTTTTCCAAGAAAATGATCATGAAGTGAGAGAATGTGTTGAATGTGGCTATACAGACAGTATGGCTACAATTGGCTCACCTGTTGAGCTGCCAACCCGAGTAAATCAGGCTGATGCTAGTTCTCAACCAGCCAGCCAGCCGCTTAAGTTTTATCCAAACCCAAAGCTTAAATCGAAACAACCACAGAAAAAAGCTTAA